A DNA window from Mobula hypostoma chromosome 3, sMobHyp1.1, whole genome shotgun sequence contains the following coding sequences:
- the LOC134343584 gene encoding ATP synthase subunit C lysine N-methyltransferase-like isoform X2 codes for MLYAVADRTVFPIAPSWYKCSVAASHCLALLNVGGGHGLRTGLRGREEHQTELGVIAAAKQGFRAVGYELNPWLVWYSRYRAWQQGLHRHTRFYISDFWKVNFSEYSNVVIFGVPQMMESLEKKLQKELKNDARVVACRFPFPSWIAEHESGKGIDAAWLYNAKSFKTTAKEGNQH; via the exons ATGTTGTACGCTGTTGCCGACCGGACTGTATTCCCTATAGCACCATCTTGGTATAAGTGTTCCGTCGCGGCGAGTCACTGTCTGGCTTTGCTGAATGTCGGCGGGGGTCACGGCTTGCGAACCGGCCTCCGAGGCAGGGAGGAGCACCAAACCGAACTGGGG GTAATTGCAGCAGCAAAGCAAGGTTTTCGAGCAGTTGGTTATGAACTGAATCCTTGGCTAGTTTGGTACTCCAGGTACCGAGCGTGGCAGCAAGGACTACACCGCCACACCAGATTTTACATCTCTGATTTCTGGAAG GTGAATTTCTCAGAATATAGTAATGTTGTCATATTTGGAGTTCCTCAGATG ATGGAGTCCTTGGAGAAAAAACTTCAGAAGGAGTTGAAGAATGATGCCAGAGTTGTAGCATGTCGTTTTCCATTTCCCAGCTGGATTGCTGAACATGAATCTGGAAAGGGAATCGATGCAGCTTGGTTGTATAATGCAAAATCATTTAAGACCACTGCAAAAGAAGGAAATCAGCATTAA
- the LOC134343584 gene encoding ATP synthase subunit C lysine N-methyltransferase-like isoform X1, translated as MSAGVTACEPASEAGRSTKPNWGLVLVGASGAAVLALYAAAAPFVAPALRRFCLPFIPATPVQVENVLQLLNGHRGALVDIGSGDGRIVIAAAKQGFRAVGYELNPWLVWYSRYRAWQQGLHRHTRFYISDFWKVNFSEYSNVVIFGVPQMMESLEKKLQKELKNDARVVACRFPFPSWIAEHESGKGIDAAWLYNAKSFKTTAKEGNQH; from the exons ATGTCGGCGGGGGTCACGGCTTGCGAACCGGCCTCCGAGGCAGGGAGGAGCACCAAACCGAACTGGGGGTTGGTATTGGTGGGTGCTTCGGGCGCCGCGGTTCTCGCTTTATACGCCGCGGCAGCACCGTTTGTGGCCCCCGCACTGAGGCGTTTTTGCCTGCCCTTCATCCCGGCTACTCCGGTCCAGGTAGAGAATGTGCTACAGCTCCTGAATGGCCACCGGGGAGCTCTCGTCGACATCGGCAGTGGGGACGGCAGGATT GTAATTGCAGCAGCAAAGCAAGGTTTTCGAGCAGTTGGTTATGAACTGAATCCTTGGCTAGTTTGGTACTCCAGGTACCGAGCGTGGCAGCAAGGACTACACCGCCACACCAGATTTTACATCTCTGATTTCTGGAAG GTGAATTTCTCAGAATATAGTAATGTTGTCATATTTGGAGTTCCTCAGATG ATGGAGTCCTTGGAGAAAAAACTTCAGAAGGAGTTGAAGAATGATGCCAGAGTTGTAGCATGTCGTTTTCCATTTCCCAGCTGGATTGCTGAACATGAATCTGGAAAGGGAATCGATGCAGCTTGGTTGTATAATGCAAAATCATTTAAGACCACTGCAAAAGAAGGAAATCAGCATTAA